The following proteins are encoded in a genomic region of Sorangiineae bacterium MSr12523:
- a CDS encoding cobalamin-independent methionine synthase II family protein, whose translation MIPAYRADHVGSLLRPRELLAARWRGVPAEELSAIEDRYVLRLLAQQQMLGLDVFTDGELRRSNFMSNFTDAVEGLDLDGAVSRRWDASKRDSRVPVSNVTGVVVSKLHQRRGLTTNELPFLIQRSPGPFKITLPSATQFPAIAYKRGVSDAAYASHSELLWDIVSIVKAEVAALAQAGVPYIQIDAPRYSYYIDEKWRGWMQSEMGVDPEAALDEAIAADNACLDAGRRDGVTLAIHLCRGNNRSHWYAEGGYDAIAEKLFSSLNADRFLLEYDDERSGSFDPLRFVPHGKFVVLGLVTSKTPTLESVETLRARVDEASRYVPLEHLALSPQCGFASTMEGNILTEEQQWAKLERVVQTARQIWG comes from the coding sequence ATGATCCCCGCCTATCGAGCCGACCACGTCGGAAGCCTTTTGCGGCCGCGCGAGCTCCTTGCTGCACGGTGGCGCGGCGTCCCTGCGGAGGAGCTCTCCGCCATCGAAGATCGTTACGTGCTCCGCCTCCTCGCCCAGCAGCAAATGCTCGGGCTCGATGTCTTCACGGATGGCGAGCTGCGTCGCAGCAACTTCATGAGCAACTTCACCGATGCCGTGGAAGGTCTCGACCTCGATGGGGCAGTGTCGCGCAGGTGGGACGCGTCGAAGCGCGATAGCCGCGTACCCGTGAGCAACGTGACCGGCGTCGTCGTGTCCAAACTGCACCAGCGGCGGGGGCTCACCACCAACGAGTTACCCTTTCTGATCCAGCGCTCGCCCGGCCCCTTCAAGATCACACTTCCGAGCGCCACGCAGTTTCCCGCCATTGCCTACAAGCGCGGGGTTTCCGATGCCGCGTATGCATCGCACTCGGAGCTTCTCTGGGACATCGTGTCCATCGTGAAGGCCGAGGTGGCCGCTCTGGCCCAAGCGGGCGTTCCGTACATTCAAATCGATGCGCCGCGATACAGCTATTACATCGACGAGAAGTGGCGCGGGTGGATGCAGAGCGAGATGGGCGTCGATCCGGAGGCCGCGCTCGACGAAGCCATTGCCGCCGACAATGCCTGCTTGGACGCCGGGCGGCGCGACGGCGTCACCTTGGCGATCCATCTTTGCCGCGGGAACAACCGCAGCCACTGGTATGCCGAGGGCGGATACGACGCCATCGCCGAAAAGCTCTTTTCGAGCTTGAACGCCGATCGATTCCTTCTCGAATACGACGACGAGCGCTCGGGAAGCTTCGACCCCCTTCGTTTCGTGCCGCACGGCAAGTTCGTGGTTCTCGGGCTGGTGACCAGCAAGACCCCCACGCTCGAATCGGTGGAGACCTTGCGCGCACGGGTCGACGAGGCATCGCGCTACGTGCCGCTCGAACACCTCGCGCTCAGCCCGCAGTGTGGTTTCGCCTCCACCATGGAGGGAAATATTCTCACCGAAGAGCAACAATGGGCGAAGCTCGAGCGCGTGGTGCAGACCGCACGCCAGATCTGGGGTTGA
- a CDS encoding carboxymuconolactone decarboxylase family protein: protein MTDERFERGLKIFRSLNAEPTASPADTLADLAPDFGRMTLCALGDFLGRPGLDVRTREIATVCMLSALGNCEPQLQLHIGMALRAGAAPKEIVEACMQVSGYAGYPRALNALAVARRAFQEHGVTLSDAPREVVLAFVNAFQSGDLERALGLLAEDIVLHVPGDRAVIPWAGTWRGRDEVRAFLIAESSEAQHTYFRPDEPLACHDRVFLPGAEGFRFVNRNSSYEGKFVAEFAVRNGAITLFYMHHDSAGIAKAFTRAFRPS from the coding sequence ATGACCGACGAGCGATTCGAACGAGGGTTGAAGATCTTTCGTAGTCTCAACGCCGAACCGACGGCGAGCCCCGCCGACACCTTGGCGGACCTTGCGCCGGACTTCGGGCGGATGACCTTGTGCGCCTTGGGCGACTTCCTTGGCCGGCCCGGGCTCGACGTGCGCACGCGTGAAATCGCCACCGTGTGCATGCTGTCCGCGCTCGGAAATTGTGAACCTCAGCTACAGCTCCACATCGGCATGGCCTTGCGCGCGGGGGCGGCGCCCAAGGAGATCGTGGAAGCGTGCATGCAGGTCAGCGGATATGCCGGCTACCCGCGTGCGCTCAATGCCCTCGCGGTCGCGCGCCGCGCCTTTCAGGAGCACGGCGTCACCTTGAGCGACGCGCCCCGTGAGGTCGTGCTCGCCTTCGTGAACGCGTTCCAGTCGGGCGACTTGGAACGCGCCCTCGGCCTGCTCGCCGAGGACATCGTGCTGCACGTCCCCGGCGATCGCGCGGTGATCCCCTGGGCGGGCACCTGGCGCGGACGCGACGAGGTGCGCGCGTTCCTCATCGCCGAAAGCTCCGAGGCGCAGCACACCTACTTTCGCCCCGACGAACCGCTCGCCTGCCACGATCGCGTCTTTCTTCCCGGCGCCGAAGGCTTCCGCTTCGTGAACCGCAACTCGTCGTACGAAGGAAAATTCGTCGCCGAGTTCGCCGTCCGCAACGGCGCCATCACCCTTTTCTACATGCACCACGACAGCGCAGGCATTGCCAAAGCCTTCACTCGGGCCTTCCGGCCCTCGTAG
- a CDS encoding nuclear transport factor 2 family protein: protein MLQDDAKREANKRTVLAFYEAGLRQKDYATASKLLGDRYVQHNPLIADGHAGFEAFLAFLKEKFPNLRADVKHVFAEGDFVIAHVHGVREPGQRGSAIVDIFKLEDGKIVEHWDVMQPIPEESANPNGMF from the coding sequence ATGCTGCAGGACGATGCAAAACGAGAAGCCAACAAACGAACCGTTCTTGCTTTCTACGAGGCCGGGCTGCGGCAAAAGGATTATGCCACCGCCTCCAAACTCCTCGGCGACCGTTACGTGCAGCACAATCCGCTCATCGCCGATGGGCATGCAGGTTTCGAGGCCTTTCTCGCTTTTCTAAAAGAGAAGTTTCCCAACTTGCGCGCCGACGTCAAACACGTTTTTGCGGAGGGCGACTTCGTCATTGCCCACGTGCACGGGGTGCGCGAACCCGGGCAGCGCGGATCGGCCATTGTCGATATTTTCAAATTGGAAGACGGCAAAATCGTCGAACACTGGGATGTCATGCAGCCCATTCCGGAGGAATCGGCCAACCCCAATGGGATGTTTTGA
- a CDS encoding MBL fold metallo-hydrolase has protein sequence MIRGRKLRLVALAMVLAPLALLASSFLAAPLPAPAPLPDPVPAASPPAGMALFQLPTGVTHRSAAFAYRGGSFRDPRDFTMTAALVQHPRGDLLIDTGFGRNIDAHFREMPFLFRAITSFDRGRSAAEQLEAAGYDRTRLRGILLTHAHWDHVSGVSDFPEVPVLVTSEERRFIEDGGRLTAVARMAAPHYETYAFDGGAYLGFPQSHDLYGDGSIVVVPAPGHTPGSIIAFVALPNGHRYAFVGDLAWQREGITEREERPWLARTFADRDPPRVRENLLRMAAIATRFPDLTLVPAHDARAFAALPTL, from the coding sequence GTGATCCGAGGAAGAAAGCTGCGGCTCGTTGCCTTGGCCATGGTGCTCGCGCCGCTTGCACTGCTCGCGAGCTCGTTTCTCGCGGCGCCACTTCCCGCACCGGCGCCGCTGCCCGATCCCGTGCCGGCTGCATCACCGCCCGCCGGCATGGCGCTCTTCCAATTGCCCACGGGCGTGACGCATCGAAGTGCGGCTTTTGCGTACCGCGGTGGTTCTTTTCGCGATCCGCGTGATTTCACGATGACCGCGGCCCTGGTCCAACACCCGCGCGGCGATCTGCTCATCGACACCGGCTTCGGCCGCAACATCGATGCGCATTTTCGTGAGATGCCCTTTCTCTTCCGCGCCATCACGTCCTTCGATCGGGGCCGCTCCGCCGCCGAGCAGCTCGAAGCCGCGGGCTACGATCGCACGCGGCTTCGCGGCATTCTGCTGACCCATGCGCACTGGGATCACGTCAGCGGCGTCTCGGACTTTCCCGAGGTACCGGTCCTGGTGACCTCCGAGGAACGCCGCTTCATCGAAGACGGAGGCCGGCTCACCGCCGTGGCCCGCATGGCCGCGCCGCACTACGAGACGTACGCCTTCGACGGCGGCGCCTACCTCGGCTTTCCTCAAAGCCACGATCTCTACGGCGATGGATCCATCGTCGTCGTGCCGGCGCCGGGGCATACGCCGGGCTCGATCATCGCTTTCGTTGCGCTTCCCAACGGACATCGCTACGCCTTCGTCGGCGATCTGGCGTGGCAGCGCGAAGGCATCACCGAGCGCGAAGAACGCCCCTGGCTCGCGCGCACCTTCGCCGACCGCGATCCACCTCGCGTCCGGGAGAACCTTTTGCGCATGGCGGCGATCGCCACGCGCTTTCCCGATCTCACCTTGGTGCCCGCCCACGACGCCCGCGCCTTCGCCGCCCTGCCGACGCTTTAG
- a CDS encoding AraC family transcriptional regulator has product MLPVPCTILSIRDAIVRHCTARRQATSIPRLTLFHVREPTPPVRSMYDPRLCVVVQGRKQVLLGDRTYDIGARESLIATADLPVTARVTKASADTPHLAITLDLDRARMAELLLAMPDPPSPAGPSSGLAVVRHTDDLLEAVARLMGLLDRPADIPVMAPLIEREIHYRLLQGELGTLLAQFATAGTHLSQIGQVTDWIKSHYAEPMSIEDLAKLARMSVTSFHRHFKVVTAMSPLQYRTRIRLEEARRRLLVEGRDAGAIGFEVGYDSSSQFSREYRKMFGVPPATDAARLRRVHS; this is encoded by the coding sequence ATGCTGCCAGTTCCTTGCACGATCCTTTCAATCCGCGACGCCATCGTTCGCCACTGCACGGCGCGGCGGCAGGCCACGAGCATCCCGCGGCTCACGCTTTTCCACGTCCGCGAGCCGACACCGCCCGTGCGCAGCATGTACGATCCAAGGCTCTGCGTGGTGGTGCAGGGCCGCAAGCAAGTCCTCCTTGGCGATCGCACGTACGACATCGGTGCGCGCGAATCCCTCATTGCCACGGCGGATCTGCCGGTCACGGCGCGCGTGACGAAAGCCAGTGCCGATACCCCGCACCTTGCGATCACCTTGGACCTGGATCGCGCGCGCATGGCGGAGTTGTTGCTCGCGATGCCCGATCCGCCGTCGCCGGCCGGTCCCTCTTCGGGGCTGGCCGTCGTGCGTCATACGGACGATCTTCTCGAGGCGGTGGCCAGGTTGATGGGCCTGCTCGATCGGCCTGCCGATATCCCGGTCATGGCACCGCTCATCGAGCGCGAAATCCATTACCGGTTGCTGCAGGGCGAGTTGGGCACGTTGCTCGCGCAATTCGCCACGGCGGGAACGCACCTGTCGCAAATTGGTCAGGTGACCGATTGGATCAAATCGCATTACGCGGAGCCGATGAGCATCGAGGATCTCGCGAAGCTTGCTCGCATGAGCGTGACCTCGTTTCATCGCCACTTCAAGGTGGTGACGGCGATGTCGCCGCTGCAATACCGAACGCGCATCCGCCTCGAGGAAGCGCGCCGCCGCTTGCTCGTGGAAGGGCGCGACGCCGGCGCCATCGGCTTCGAGGTGGGGTACGACAGCTCTTCTCAATTCAGCCGCGAATACCGCAAGATGTTCGGCGTGCCCCCTGCCACGGACGCGGCGCGCCTGCGCCGCGTCCATTCATGA
- a CDS encoding TetR/AcrR family transcriptional regulator: MGRPKQFDPDAAVATAMDLFWRKGYGATTPADLVEELGIGKGSLYNTFENKRALFEQALRRYGDERVAGLMATLAQPGPVRARLQAALERLATPERAKLRRRGCLAVNTAAEFGDEDEAAAAIVRGIFERMARALQATIEEGQRTGEIDAHRNAKDIASLMLTTILGMTVLAKVSPKPDALVRAVRAAMAAL, translated from the coding sequence ATGGGCAGGCCCAAGCAGTTCGATCCCGACGCGGCCGTCGCCACTGCGATGGACCTGTTCTGGCGCAAAGGCTATGGCGCCACGACCCCGGCCGATCTCGTCGAGGAGCTCGGGATCGGCAAGGGCAGCTTGTACAACACCTTCGAGAACAAGCGCGCGCTCTTCGAGCAGGCGCTGCGTCGGTACGGGGACGAGCGCGTCGCAGGCTTGATGGCAACCCTCGCGCAGCCAGGCCCCGTGCGCGCAAGGCTGCAGGCAGCGCTCGAGCGGCTTGCCACCCCGGAGCGCGCAAAGCTGCGGCGCCGCGGTTGCCTCGCCGTGAACACGGCCGCGGAATTCGGCGACGAGGACGAGGCGGCGGCAGCCATCGTGCGCGGCATTTTCGAGCGAATGGCGCGCGCGCTCCAGGCCACCATCGAAGAGGGCCAACGCACCGGCGAAATCGACGCGCACCGCAACGCGAAGGACATTGCGAGCCTCATGCTGACGACGATTCTCGGCATGACCGTGCTCGCCAAGGTCTCTCCCAAGCCCGACGCCTTGGTCCGCGCCGTGCGCGCGGCCATGGCCGCATTGTAA
- a CDS encoding GFA family protein → MGAIETHRGGCHCGNVRFEVETDLARVVECNCSHCSRKGFLLTFVTADRFSLLQGEESLANYRFNRRVADHLFCKQCGVESFWRSVKPDGTKMAIVNVRCLDDVPPGSFTVTLVDGKSR, encoded by the coding sequence ATGGGCGCCATCGAAACGCACCGCGGCGGATGCCATTGCGGAAACGTACGCTTCGAAGTGGAAACCGATCTCGCACGGGTCGTGGAGTGCAACTGCTCGCATTGCTCGCGAAAGGGCTTCTTGCTGACCTTCGTGACCGCCGACCGATTCTCGCTTTTGCAGGGGGAGGAGTCGCTCGCCAATTATCGATTCAACCGGCGCGTGGCCGATCATCTCTTTTGCAAACAATGTGGTGTCGAGTCGTTTTGGCGCAGCGTCAAACCCGACGGTACGAAAATGGCTATCGTGAACGTGCGCTGCCTCGACGACGTGCCGCCCGGCTCCTTCACGGTGACGCTGGTCGACGGGAAGAGCCGCTGA
- a CDS encoding VOC family protein, producing MLQNSPMYAYLPAKDVARARRFYEGTLGFKPKAELSGGVAYEFAGGSACFLYPTPNAGTSQASQAFWDVLDIEREVDELKAKGVRFEEYDMPGMRNGICTAGGAKAAWFKDTEGNILAIVQRLT from the coding sequence ATGTTGCAGAATTCACCGATGTACGCGTATCTCCCGGCCAAGGACGTAGCTCGAGCGCGGCGCTTTTACGAGGGAACGCTCGGCTTCAAGCCCAAGGCCGAACTTTCCGGTGGCGTCGCCTACGAGTTTGCCGGCGGCAGTGCCTGTTTTCTCTACCCGACGCCGAACGCGGGAACATCGCAGGCGAGCCAAGCCTTTTGGGATGTTCTGGACATCGAACGGGAGGTGGACGAGCTCAAGGCCAAGGGCGTGCGCTTCGAAGAGTACGACATGCCCGGGATGCGCAATGGCATCTGCACCGCCGGGGGCGCCAAGGCCGCGTGGTTCAAAGATACGGAAGGAAATATTCTCGCCATCGTGCAGCGGCTAACGTGA
- a CDS encoding class A beta-lactamase-related serine hydrolase, giving the protein MAQAPRARIAFWALAALAALAALGCSPHGSPRADVAVQHEAAFDAELRHRIELAETYAKSRPGIAGIVLRDRETGAVWRTADAKTRMWACSTPKLAIAVDLLVREDQGTVALTAEDRAHMHDMLHTSDNAAAHALWNRYGGEAEFGARFPRYGMTDMTFTREHPHHWGWIRTTADDLDRLVNFVLTRMPPKHRDYLVREMRMVDPNQQWGVWGAGAAAQPGNKNGWADDNDDGSWITNSVGFAGPRERFSLAIMNDTKVVQGGFEVGRTTTTEISRILFDGYFN; this is encoded by the coding sequence ATGGCGCAAGCACCGCGCGCTCGAATTGCCTTTTGGGCTCTAGCCGCGTTGGCCGCGTTGGCCGCGCTGGGCTGCAGCCCGCACGGATCGCCGAGGGCGGACGTCGCCGTCCAGCACGAAGCCGCGTTCGACGCGGAATTGCGCCATCGCATCGAGCTTGCGGAGACCTATGCCAAAAGCCGCCCGGGCATCGCCGGCATTGTCTTGCGCGATCGCGAGACGGGCGCGGTCTGGCGCACCGCGGACGCGAAGACGCGCATGTGGGCCTGCTCCACGCCGAAGCTCGCCATCGCGGTGGACCTACTCGTGCGCGAGGATCAAGGCACCGTCGCATTGACGGCCGAGGACCGCGCGCACATGCACGACATGCTGCACACGAGCGACAACGCCGCGGCCCATGCCCTATGGAATCGCTACGGCGGCGAAGCGGAATTCGGTGCGCGATTTCCGCGCTATGGCATGACGGACATGACCTTCACCCGCGAGCACCCACACCACTGGGGCTGGATCCGCACCACCGCCGACGATCTGGACCGCCTGGTGAACTTCGTACTCACGCGAATGCCGCCCAAGCACCGCGACTACCTCGTGCGCGAAATGCGCATGGTCGATCCCAACCAGCAATGGGGCGTTTGGGGCGCAGGCGCCGCCGCCCAGCCGGGCAACAAGAACGGCTGGGCCGATGACAACGACGACGGATCCTGGATCACGAACTCCGTGGGTTTCGCCGGTCCACGCGAGCGATTCTCCCTCGCCATCATGAACGACACCAAGGTCGTCCAAGGCGGCTTCGAGGTGGGCCGCACCACCACGACCGAAATCAGCCGCATTCTTTTCGACGGCTATTTTAATTAA
- a CDS encoding YdeI/OmpD-associated family protein produces the protein MKKTFETTIVRDGSVCFIPVTFDPKPVFGKVRAPVKVTLNGYTYRSTIASMGEGPCIPLRKSNREAAKLEGGETLKVTLELDTDARSIEPPADFVKALEAEPHAWVRWQELSYSHQREHVEAIEEAKKPETRARRIANAVKTIVSQPPKRRPKV, from the coding sequence ATGAAGAAGACCTTCGAGACGACAATCGTGCGCGACGGTTCGGTGTGTTTCATCCCGGTGACGTTCGATCCGAAGCCTGTGTTCGGCAAGGTGCGCGCGCCTGTCAAGGTCACCCTCAATGGCTACACGTACCGGAGCACGATTGCCTCGATGGGCGAGGGCCCGTGCATTCCTCTGCGCAAGAGCAATCGCGAGGCGGCAAAGCTCGAAGGTGGCGAGACATTGAAGGTCACGTTGGAACTCGACACGGACGCGCGTTCGATTGAACCGCCGGCCGACTTCGTAAAGGCGCTCGAGGCGGAGCCGCACGCGTGGGTGCGCTGGCAGGAGCTCAGTTATTCGCATCAGCGCGAGCACGTCGAGGCCATCGAGGAAGCGAAGAAGCCCGAGACGCGCGCACGCCGCATCGCCAACGCGGTGAAGACGATCGTGAGCCAGCCGCCGAAACGTCGGCCGAAGGTCTGA
- a CDS encoding B12-binding domain-containing radical SAM protein has translation MHVHLIAPSNEDSTYIKPLWVATLAAHTPDDVELTFHDDGLDPIDLEKAQDVPDLVGISVNSKTAARAYAIAESYRKRGSKVVLGGIHVTALPDEGLEHADAVVSGEAEFLWPKVIEDARKGRLGQTRSLLSRRVYKHDEWPALENLPLPKRGLIKSVRYVPFDVVQTTRGCPFPCEFCSVSTYNGTTFRFRPVREVIRELEDVGPRILFGDDNVMIHTKYSHELFEAMVPLKKHWVAQASLAALHRVENVKVMARAGCRALFIGFESVDDGTVRTVGKKQNKPRKYQEIVRMLADHGIAVWGSFIFGLDDDNGDSFERTVEFCIESRLTMALFALLTPYPGTKLYKRLKSEGRLLRDRWWLERDHDTGAPFFEPARMSRDELRSGWVRAWRSMYSYSSIRKRYDFALDHSWIQNIAYWPINLMMHELAERKIAGGDREWRKHRALELPFGL, from the coding sequence ATGCACGTTCACCTGATTGCGCCCTCCAACGAAGATTCCACGTACATCAAGCCTTTGTGGGTGGCGACGTTGGCTGCCCACACGCCGGACGACGTGGAGCTTACATTTCACGACGACGGCCTGGACCCCATCGATCTGGAGAAAGCCCAAGACGTGCCCGATCTGGTGGGCATCAGTGTGAACTCGAAAACCGCGGCACGGGCCTACGCCATTGCCGAGTCGTATCGAAAGCGCGGCTCCAAAGTCGTGCTCGGCGGGATCCACGTCACCGCACTTCCGGACGAGGGCCTCGAGCACGCCGATGCCGTCGTCTCCGGCGAAGCCGAATTTCTCTGGCCCAAAGTCATCGAGGATGCGCGCAAAGGCCGGCTCGGACAAACGCGCTCGTTGCTTTCGCGCCGCGTGTACAAGCACGACGAGTGGCCTGCGCTGGAGAACCTTCCATTGCCCAAGCGCGGTCTCATCAAATCGGTGCGCTACGTGCCCTTCGATGTGGTGCAAACCACCCGGGGCTGCCCATTCCCCTGCGAATTTTGCAGCGTCTCGACGTACAACGGCACCACGTTCCGCTTTCGCCCGGTGCGGGAAGTGATTCGCGAGCTCGAGGATGTCGGCCCGCGCATTCTCTTCGGCGACGACAATGTGATGATCCACACGAAATACAGCCACGAGCTGTTCGAGGCCATGGTGCCGCTCAAAAAGCACTGGGTGGCCCAAGCCTCGCTCGCGGCCTTGCACCGGGTGGAGAACGTGAAAGTCATGGCCCGCGCGGGGTGCCGCGCGCTCTTCATCGGCTTCGAATCGGTGGACGATGGGACCGTGCGCACCGTCGGCAAAAAGCAAAACAAGCCGCGCAAATACCAGGAGATCGTGCGCATGCTGGCCGATCATGGCATTGCCGTGTGGGGCAGCTTCATCTTCGGCCTCGACGACGACAACGGCGATTCCTTCGAGCGCACCGTCGAATTTTGCATCGAGTCCCGGCTGACCATGGCCCTTTTCGCCCTGCTCACACCGTACCCGGGCACCAAGCTTTACAAGCGCCTCAAATCCGAAGGGCGCCTTTTGCGCGATCGCTGGTGGCTCGAACGCGACCACGATACGGGGGCTCCATTCTTCGAGCCGGCGCGCATGTCGCGCGACGAGCTGCGCTCGGGCTGGGTGCGCGCCTGGCGATCGATGTATTCGTATTCCTCGATTCGAAAACGGTACGATTTTGCGCTCGACCATTCGTGGATCCAAAACATCGCGTATTGGCCCATCAATTTGATGATGCACGAATTGGCCGAACGAAAAATCGCCGGAGGGGATCGCGAATGGCGCAAGCACCGCGCGCTCGAATTGCCTTTTGGGCTCTAG